Proteins encoded together in one Caldicellulosiruptor saccharolyticus DSM 8903 window:
- a CDS encoding RNA-binding S4 domain-containing protein, giving the protein MRIDKYLKVSRIIKRRTLAQEACNNERVFVNGKVAKPSTEVKVGDIIEVRFGDKIFKCRVTSIDEKVQKNLASNMYEVIE; this is encoded by the coding sequence ATGCGGATAGACAAATATCTAAAAGTGTCGAGAATTATCAAAAGAAGAACGCTTGCTCAAGAAGCATGCAATAATGAAAGAGTTTTTGTAAATGGCAAGGTGGCAAAACCTTCGACAGAGGTAAAGGTTGGCGATATTATTGAGGTACGCTTTGGTGATAAGATTTTTAAGTGCAGAGTTACAAGCATTGATGAAAAGGTTCAAAAAAATCTTGCAAGCAATATGTATGAGGTGATTGAGTAG
- a CDS encoding YabP/YqfC family sporulation protein, producing MVADDRKNVKSKFHNVLIENREKITINGVDDVESFDDNNVMLVVDEELLIIKGFDLKINKINTETGEVFIEGQVYSLEYGEPPKKGLIGRLFK from the coding sequence ATGGTAGCTGATGATAGAAAAAATGTAAAGTCAAAGTTTCACAATGTTCTTATAGAAAATAGAGAAAAGATTACAATAAACGGCGTTGACGATGTTGAAAGCTTTGACGATAATAACGTCATGTTGGTGGTTGACGAAGAACTTCTCATCATCAAAGGATTTGATTTAAAGATAAACAAAATCAATACAGAGACAGGAGAGGTATTTATAGAAGGTCAAGTTTATTCACTTGAATATGGTGAGCCGCCCAAAAAAGGACTGATTGGAAGACTTTTTAAGTAA
- the yabQ gene encoding spore cortex biosynthesis protein YabQ has product MQGVFDQLSDFLSCLIIGAVVGLIYDTFFFKKILKRRKRDLLFFMSSTLSTIAVISCLYFINYYTIRWYTFLAIVCGFWLYKNSISFFYKSILRSVNKVLSFTKK; this is encoded by the coding sequence ATGCAGGGTGTTTTTGATCAGCTTTCAGACTTTCTTTCTTGTTTGATTATTGGGGCGGTAGTTGGATTAATATACGATACCTTCTTTTTCAAAAAAATCTTGAAAAGGCGCAAAAGAGATTTACTATTTTTTATGTCTTCTACTTTATCCACTATTGCAGTAATTTCATGTTTGTATTTTATAAACTACTATACTATTAGATGGTATACATTTTTGGCTATCGTGTGTGGTTTTTGGCTCTACAAAAATTCAATATCTTTTTTCTACAAAAGTATTTTAAGAAGCGTGAACAAAGTTTTATCTTTTACCAAGAAATAA
- a CDS encoding FtsB family cell division protein, protein MKKIFKVVKRLFVLAFVILFLIYSVTTVVKQHMILQQVKAQQYETIKQIEKLKKENEYLRRLAQYVQTKEYIQQVAREKLGLVGKDEIVFIDKNKKRKQ, encoded by the coding sequence GTGAAAAAGATTTTTAAAGTAGTAAAAAGGCTTTTTGTACTTGCATTTGTAATACTTTTTTTAATATATTCTGTGACAACAGTTGTAAAACAACATATGATTTTGCAACAGGTAAAAGCTCAACAATATGAGACAATCAAGCAAATTGAAAAACTGAAAAAAGAAAATGAATATTTAAGAAGACTTGCCCAGTATGTCCAGACAAAAGAATACATCCAGCAGGTTGCACGAGAAAAACTTGGGCTTGTAGGAAAGGATGAGATTGTGTTTATTGACAAGAATAAAAAGAGAAAGCAATAA
- a CDS encoding S1 RNA-binding domain-containing protein produces the protein MSVKKGGVVEGKVKSITKFGAFVELPTGVVGLVHISEIANEYVDDIRKYLKEQQTVKVKVLDIKENGKISLSIKKVNEVGKSKRSLERKNKDTDFEAKLSKFLKDSNQKLSEYNKRFDGKRG, from the coding sequence GTGTCGGTTAAAAAAGGCGGTGTAGTGGAGGGAAAGGTAAAGAGTATAACAAAATTTGGTGCATTTGTGGAGCTTCCAACTGGTGTAGTCGGACTTGTTCACATCTCAGAGATTGCAAATGAATATGTTGATGACATCAGAAAATATCTAAAGGAACAGCAAACTGTCAAGGTAAAGGTGCTTGACATCAAAGAAAATGGGAAGATAAGTCTTTCGATTAAAAAAGTAAATGAGGTAGGAAAATCTAAAAGATCTTTAGAAAGGAAAAATAAAGATACTGACTTTGAAGCAAAACTTTCAAAATTTCTAAAAGACAGCAACCAGAAACTAAGCGAGTACAACAAACGATTTGACGGCAAAAGAGGATAA
- a CDS encoding redox-sensing transcriptional repressor Rex produces the protein MFKKKNVSLAVVRRLPRYLRYVEDLLNHDIMRISSSELSQRMGYTASQVRQDFNNFGGFGQQGYGYSTQVLYENLVKILGLDKNFKMIIVGVGNLGQALANYANFYKKGFRLVGLFDVDPQKVGKSIRNIKIQHIDELKDFIKKNDVDIGVLCVPSEVAQEVANLMVEGGIKGIWNFTAKEIEVKDDVVVENVHLIDSLMVLSYKLNEKLLEKQEASQK, from the coding sequence TTGTTTAAAAAAAAGAACGTCTCTCTTGCGGTTGTAAGAAGACTGCCAAGGTATTTGCGGTATGTAGAAGATTTGTTAAACCATGACATTATGAGGATTTCCTCATCAGAGCTAAGCCAAAGGATGGGGTACACAGCTTCTCAGGTAAGGCAAGATTTTAACAACTTTGGCGGGTTTGGTCAGCAAGGGTATGGTTACAGTACTCAGGTTCTCTATGAGAACCTTGTTAAAATATTAGGGCTTGATAAAAACTTCAAGATGATAATTGTTGGTGTGGGCAATTTGGGACAAGCTTTAGCAAATTACGCCAATTTTTATAAAAAGGGATTCAGACTTGTGGGACTATTTGATGTCGACCCTCAAAAGGTTGGGAAGAGTATCAGGAATATAAAGATACAGCATATTGATGAGCTCAAAGATTTTATAAAGAAAAACGATGTTGACATTGGAGTTTTATGTGTGCCATCAGAAGTTGCTCAAGAGGTTGCAAATCTGATGGTCGAAGGCGGCATCAAAGGAATCTGGAATTTTACTGCAAAAGAGATTGAGGTAAAAGATGATGTTGTTGTGGAAAATGTCCATTTGATAGACAGTCTGATGGTACTATCGTATAAGTTAAATGAAAAACTGCTTGAAAAGCAGGAAGCAAGTCAAAAATAA
- the thrC gene encoding threonine synthase codes for MEFVSTRGDQKVLSKEAIYLGIANNGGLFTPVSIPKIDFEHLKELNSYKEVARYIFSLYLTDFSKEEIDDCIEKAYATGKFDTKDVVELKKLDSSLFALELWHGPTYAFKDVALQVLPHLLIRSMPDSYKKALILVATSGDTGKAALEGFRDVEKTKIVVFYPSEGVSDVQKRQMTTQEGKNTYVAGIIGNFDDAQSGVKEIFTNPRYVETINKMGYFFTSANSINFGRLLPQIVYYIWSYLELLRNGFIKESEKLNFVVPTGNFGNILAGYFAKRMGLPINRLIVASNINSVVSDFIKTGIYDRRREFYKTISPSMDILVASNLERLLYLVTGNFEMVKKYMLDLRENGYFKVENDVLKSIQSDFWGDFSTDIETKKAIKRVYKEFSYLIDTHSAVGFDVYRKYHDKTSDVTKTVILQTANPYKFAKDVLNALFDDEYNNIDPFEAVEVLYQKTKVDIPDGIKRLLSKAVLHPDVIEKDKMFDFILEKIKDN; via the coding sequence ATGGAGTTTGTGAGTACGCGAGGAGACCAGAAGGTGCTCTCAAAAGAAGCAATTTACCTTGGAATAGCAAACAATGGAGGGCTTTTTACCCCAGTTAGTATACCAAAAATTGATTTTGAGCATTTAAAAGAGCTAAATAGTTACAAAGAAGTTGCAAGGTATATCTTTTCACTTTATCTTACAGACTTTTCTAAAGAAGAGATTGATGATTGTATAGAAAAAGCATATGCAACTGGTAAATTTGATACAAAAGATGTAGTTGAGCTAAAGAAGCTTGACAGTAGCCTGTTTGCGCTTGAGCTTTGGCATGGGCCAACTTATGCCTTTAAAGATGTTGCGCTACAAGTGCTGCCACACCTTTTGATAAGGTCAATGCCAGATAGCTATAAAAAAGCACTCATATTGGTTGCAACATCTGGCGATACAGGAAAAGCTGCCCTGGAGGGTTTTAGAGATGTCGAGAAGACCAAGATTGTAGTCTTTTATCCCTCTGAAGGTGTGTCTGACGTACAAAAAAGACAGATGACAACTCAGGAAGGCAAGAACACTTATGTTGCAGGGATAATAGGCAACTTTGACGATGCTCAAAGTGGTGTAAAGGAGATCTTTACAAATCCAAGATATGTAGAGACCATTAATAAAATGGGCTATTTTTTCACATCAGCAAACTCTATAAACTTTGGGCGACTTTTGCCTCAGATTGTCTACTATATCTGGAGCTACTTAGAGCTTTTGAGAAATGGATTTATAAAGGAAAGTGAAAAGCTAAACTTTGTTGTGCCAACAGGGAATTTTGGAAATATCTTGGCTGGGTACTTTGCAAAGCGTATGGGCCTTCCAATAAATAGACTTATTGTTGCATCAAACATAAACTCTGTTGTTTCTGATTTTATTAAAACAGGTATTTATGACAGACGAAGAGAGTTTTATAAAACAATATCACCATCTATGGATATATTGGTTGCCAGCAATTTAGAAAGGCTTTTGTACTTGGTCACAGGCAACTTTGAGATGGTGAAAAAATACATGTTAGATTTGAGAGAGAATGGGTATTTTAAAGTTGAAAATGATGTTTTAAAGTCAATACAATCAGATTTCTGGGGAGATTTTTCAACAGATATTGAAACTAAAAAGGCAATAAAACGAGTTTACAAAGAGTTTTCTTATCTTATTGACACGCATTCAGCAGTCGGATTTGATGTTTATAGAAAATACCACGATAAAACTTCTGATGTGACAAAGACAGTAATTTTGCAGACTGCAAACCCATACAAGTTTGCCAAGGATGTTCTCAACGCCTTGTTTGATGATGAATATAATAATATTGATCCGTTTGAAGCAGTCGAAGTTCTGTACCAAAAAACAAAGGTCGATATTCCAGATGGAATAAAGAGACTTTTGTCAAAAGCGGTCTTGCACCCTGATGTGATTGAAAAAGACAAAATGTTTGATTTTATCTTAGAGAAAATAAAAGATAACTGA
- a CDS encoding magnesium transporter — MANVTSFYLSRVIGNKVYSEDKKVLGKLEDLIVDAKNIRPKVIAAKVKRGKNVQIVDFSFFIIYKEKGQYVIEARNLKPIDVQKEDTIMLVKHILDKQIVDMNGRKVVRVNDIRLAILSTGVYVIAVDIGLEGLLRRLGLAKPLKKVLKPLGKSIPSRLILWDDVEPLASPRSDLKLSTTYSKLSTLHPSDLADIIEELDKKTQAYVFSTLDEEKAADVLEELDVEAQRNVLESLPVEKAADLLEKMPADEVADILDEIKEERAEELLNEMEKEASEEVKELMEYPENTVGSIMTTDFIAFKTHFTVEQTIEELRRLKPEPDEIYYLYVIDNEERLCGVVSLRDLVISEPQTPLYEIMSRNVVYVKDMDNVNSLVEIISKYSLLAVPVVDDDKRLIGVVIINDIVYELLKVRKKLV; from the coding sequence ATGGCTAATGTCACAAGTTTTTACCTCAGCAGAGTTATTGGCAACAAAGTATACTCAGAAGACAAAAAAGTTCTGGGAAAACTCGAGGATCTAATTGTTGATGCAAAGAATATAAGGCCCAAAGTAATTGCTGCAAAAGTAAAGAGAGGAAAGAATGTCCAAATAGTAGACTTTTCGTTCTTTATAATTTACAAGGAAAAAGGGCAATATGTAATTGAGGCCAGGAACTTAAAGCCGATTGATGTGCAAAAAGAAGATACGATAATGCTTGTAAAGCATATCCTTGACAAGCAGATAGTTGATATGAACGGCAGAAAGGTTGTAAGAGTGAATGATATAAGACTTGCAATTTTATCAACAGGCGTTTATGTAATTGCAGTTGATATTGGATTAGAAGGGTTGTTGAGGAGGCTTGGCCTTGCAAAACCTCTCAAAAAGGTATTAAAACCTCTTGGCAAAAGCATCCCATCTCGGCTCATCTTATGGGATGACGTTGAGCCTCTTGCATCACCGCGCTCGGATTTAAAACTTTCAACCACATACTCAAAGCTCTCAACTTTGCATCCGTCGGATTTAGCAGATATCATTGAAGAGCTTGACAAAAAGACTCAAGCATATGTATTTTCAACTTTGGACGAGGAAAAGGCAGCAGATGTTTTGGAAGAACTTGATGTTGAGGCACAGCGAAATGTTCTCGAGAGTCTTCCTGTTGAAAAGGCTGCAGATTTGCTTGAAAAGATGCCAGCAGACGAGGTTGCAGATATATTGGATGAGATAAAAGAGGAAAGAGCAGAAGAACTTTTAAACGAGATGGAAAAAGAGGCATCAGAGGAAGTAAAAGAGCTGATGGAGTACCCCGAGAACACTGTTGGAAGTATTATGACAACAGATTTTATTGCATTCAAGACCCATTTTACAGTTGAGCAAACAATAGAAGAACTAAGACGTTTAAAGCCAGAGCCAGATGAGATTTACTATTTATATGTGATTGACAATGAAGAGAGGCTTTGTGGTGTTGTGTCTTTGCGCGACTTGGTAATTTCTGAGCCACAAACTCCACTTTATGAGATTATGAGCAGAAATGTTGTGTATGTAAAAGATATGGACAATGTAAACTCTCTTGTAGAGATTATTTCAAAATACAGCTTATTGGCTGTCCCTGTGGTTGATGATGACAAAAGACTAATTGGTGTTGTGATAATAAATGACATAGTTTATGAACTACTCAAAGTACGAAAAAAATTAGTATAG
- a CDS encoding Nramp family divalent metal transporter yields the protein MPQISKEQRLKRILFILSVIGPGLVTATADNDASGIATYAMVGAMFGYKMLWGLFLITISLAVIQEMAARMGVVTGKGLSDLIREHFGVKMTFFAMITLLIANLTTTIGEFAGIAASLEIFGVSKYISVPLTAIFVWYIINKGSYKKTEKFFLALMVIYISYIISGFLAKPEWKEVFKNTFVPSFSFNSSFILIFIAMIGTTITPWMQFYLQSSVVDKGVDVKNLKYQRWDVFLGAFWTDFIAFFIIVATAATLHKHGIVIETAEDAAKALQPFAGKYASALFAVGLFGASLLGAHILPLSTAYAVTEAFGLENGLNKKMREAPVFYGLILLFIVIGAGVILLPNIPLIKLMIIAQEINGILLPIILIYMLKLTNDKEIMGEYVNSRTFNIIAWITVVFIIILTLILLVEPFLGVLK from the coding sequence ATGCCACAGATATCAAAAGAGCAGCGGCTTAAAAGGATACTTTTCATATTAAGTGTTATTGGACCGGGACTTGTGACTGCAACTGCTGATAATGATGCATCTGGAATTGCGACATACGCAATGGTTGGTGCAATGTTTGGCTATAAGATGCTTTGGGGATTATTTTTGATAACAATAAGTTTAGCAGTTATTCAAGAAATGGCTGCACGAATGGGTGTTGTGACAGGGAAAGGTCTATCTGACCTTATTAGAGAACACTTTGGTGTCAAGATGACATTTTTTGCGATGATTACCCTGCTTATTGCTAATCTTACAACAACAATTGGCGAATTTGCAGGTATTGCAGCAAGTCTTGAGATATTTGGAGTCTCAAAATATATCTCTGTTCCTTTAACAGCTATTTTTGTATGGTATATTATAAACAAAGGTTCATATAAAAAAACAGAGAAATTTTTTCTTGCTCTCATGGTAATATATATAAGCTATATAATTTCAGGTTTTTTAGCAAAGCCGGAGTGGAAAGAGGTATTTAAAAATACATTTGTTCCTTCTTTCAGTTTCAATTCAAGTTTCATTTTAATTTTTATTGCAATGATAGGAACCACAATTACTCCTTGGATGCAATTTTATCTGCAATCATCTGTTGTTGACAAGGGTGTTGATGTAAAAAACCTCAAATACCAAAGATGGGATGTGTTTTTAGGAGCGTTCTGGACAGATTTTATTGCATTTTTCATTATTGTAGCAACAGCAGCAACCTTGCACAAACATGGGATTGTGATTGAGACAGCAGAAGATGCAGCAAAAGCTCTTCAACCCTTTGCAGGAAAATATGCATCAGCACTTTTTGCAGTTGGACTTTTTGGGGCATCACTATTGGGAGCGCATATTTTACCTTTATCTACTGCATACGCTGTAACTGAGGCTTTTGGATTGGAAAATGGACTGAACAAGAAGATGAGAGAAGCTCCAGTTTTTTATGGTTTAATACTTTTGTTCATTGTCATAGGAGCAGGTGTTATTTTACTTCCAAATATTCCTTTGATAAAACTTATGATAATTGCTCAAGAAATTAATGGTATATTGCTACCAATAATCTTGATTTATATGTTAAAGCTGACAAATGACAAAGAGATTATGGGGGAGTATGTAAATTCGAGGACATTTAATATAATTGCGTGGATAACAGTTGTATTTATAATAATTCTCACATTAATACTGCTTGTCGAGCCTTTCTTAGGTGTGTTAAAATAA
- a CDS encoding formate--tetrahydrofolate ligase, giving the protein MKSTSKLQEMKLKNITEIAESVGLSEDDIELYGKYKAKISLDVLKQKPRQREGKVILVTSINPTPYGEGKTTTAIGLSMAINRLGFKSIVTLREPSLGPYLGIKGGATGGGVAQVLPSTDINLHFTGDIHAVTSANNLLCAAIDNHIYHGNELNINPKAVMVKRAMDMNDRALRNIVIGLGDGQRGAVREDGFIISVASEVMAILCLSNDLEDLKERLGNILVGFSYDKKPIYAKDLKVHGAMALLLKDAIKPNLVQTSEATAAIIHGGPFANIAHGTNSIIAIKIAQKLSDYVVVEAGFGADLGAEKFVNIVSRKSGIYPSAAVMVVTTKALKYHGSMGAKENLTSENIDTLKKGFKNLEKHIENLKLLGLEAIVTLNRFPHDTPAEISEIESFCKERGVEFAVSEAYELGSEGALDLAQKVIEVASRKRKINFVYEDSDPVEEKIRKVAKTIYGAADVQFSKSALLGLELIKKLNIDHFPICMAKTQYSLSDDPKLLGRPKDFVLNVNEIRINNGAQFIVVICGDIMTMPGLSKDYAALHLDIDEDGNVVWV; this is encoded by the coding sequence TTGAAAAGCACATCAAAACTACAAGAGATGAAGTTAAAAAATATTACCGAGATAGCAGAAAGTGTAGGTCTGAGCGAAGATGACATTGAGCTTTACGGAAAGTACAAGGCAAAGATAAGTTTAGATGTTCTAAAACAAAAACCCCGACAAAGAGAAGGTAAAGTAATTTTGGTCACATCAATAAACCCAACGCCATACGGTGAGGGCAAGACAACAACAGCAATTGGCCTTTCGATGGCTATAAACAGGCTTGGATTTAAATCAATTGTAACACTGAGAGAGCCTTCCTTAGGACCATATTTGGGAATTAAAGGTGGGGCAACAGGTGGTGGAGTTGCTCAGGTTTTGCCGAGCACTGATATAAACCTTCACTTTACAGGCGACATTCATGCAGTGACAAGTGCAAATAACCTGCTTTGCGCTGCAATTGACAATCACATCTACCATGGAAATGAACTAAATATCAATCCAAAAGCTGTAATGGTAAAAAGAGCAATGGATATGAATGATAGGGCTTTAAGAAATATTGTCATTGGGCTTGGAGATGGGCAAAGAGGTGCTGTGCGTGAAGACGGATTTATCATTTCTGTTGCTTCAGAAGTGATGGCAATACTTTGCCTGTCAAATGATTTAGAAGACTTAAAAGAGAGGCTTGGGAACATCTTAGTAGGTTTTTCTTATGACAAAAAGCCTATATACGCCAAGGACTTGAAGGTTCATGGGGCAATGGCGCTCTTGTTAAAAGACGCTATAAAACCAAATCTTGTTCAGACATCAGAAGCTACTGCAGCAATAATCCATGGAGGACCGTTTGCAAACATTGCACACGGCACAAACAGCATAATTGCAATTAAGATAGCACAAAAGCTTTCAGACTATGTTGTTGTAGAAGCTGGATTTGGAGCTGATTTGGGTGCTGAAAAGTTTGTCAATATAGTATCAAGAAAAAGTGGTATATATCCATCAGCTGCAGTTATGGTTGTGACTACAAAAGCGCTAAAATACCATGGCAGTATGGGGGCAAAAGAGAATTTGACAAGTGAAAATATAGATACGCTAAAAAAAGGCTTTAAAAACTTAGAAAAGCACATAGAGAATTTAAAGCTATTGGGGCTTGAGGCTATTGTGACTTTAAATAGATTTCCACATGATACTCCTGCCGAAATTTCAGAGATAGAATCTTTTTGCAAAGAGCGCGGAGTTGAGTTCGCTGTCTCAGAAGCTTATGAGCTTGGTTCAGAAGGTGCTTTGGACTTGGCACAAAAAGTTATTGAGGTAGCAAGTAGAAAAAGGAAAATAAACTTTGTTTATGAAGATTCAGACCCTGTTGAAGAAAAGATAAGAAAGGTTGCAAAGACAATTTATGGTGCTGCGGATGTGCAGTTTTCAAAATCAGCACTTTTGGGTTTAGAACTAATCAAAAAGCTTAATATTGATCATTTTCCCATTTGCATGGCAAAGACCCAGTATTCCTTGTCAGATGACCCAAAACTTTTAGGCAGGCCAAAGGACTTTGTTTTGAATGTAAATGAGATAAGGATTAACAATGGTGCGCAGTTTATTGTAGTAATCTGTGGTGACATAATGACAATGCCAGGACTTTCAAAAGACTATGCTGCACTTCATCTTGACATTGATGAAGATGGAAATGTGGTGTGGGTGTGA
- a CDS encoding aminotransferase class I/II-fold pyridoxal phosphate-dependent enzyme: MIDTTRFSLADFMKSEDKNIMELAKEFWEYKEDYMRRRHYQYRRVSITGSGPTMKIIDHYTGEIREMINLASNDYLNLTKHPRTIKAGIEAVKKYGTGAGSVPLLGGTLDIHVELEKKIAKFKGCEDALIYTSGYGSNLGTISAILHEKDVAILDMYVHASIIDGCRNTNVEFFRHNNMDSLEKVLKKVKDKYNTKLVIVDGVYSMDGDIAPLDQIVEIAHAYGAFVMVDEAHATGVIGKNGRGTPEHCNVEGKVDIVAGTLSKALGAVGGFIATNKELVNYLHFYSRAYMFSTAPTPQATASLIEALNVIEEEPELRQRLWDNIRYFRENLLKLGFNIGNQQTAIFPIIIGDDYKVKEMCRELHEAGIYVNPVFYPAVPRRLSRIRISLTAGHTKEHLDRTLDVLEHLGKKYGII, translated from the coding sequence ATGATTGATACAACCAGATTTTCACTTGCTGATTTTATGAAGAGTGAAGACAAGAACATAATGGAGCTTGCAAAGGAGTTTTGGGAGTACAAAGAGGATTATATGAGAAGGAGGCATTATCAATACAGACGAGTTTCTATTACAGGTTCTGGGCCAACTATGAAGATAATTGACCACTATACAGGCGAAATTAGAGAAATGATAAACCTTGCGTCAAATGACTATCTAAATCTTACCAAACATCCAAGGACTATAAAGGCAGGGATTGAGGCGGTCAAAAAGTATGGAACGGGTGCTGGGTCTGTGCCACTTCTGGGTGGAACACTTGATATACATGTTGAACTTGAGAAGAAGATTGCAAAATTCAAAGGATGCGAAGATGCACTCATATACACAAGCGGATATGGTTCTAACTTAGGAACAATATCTGCAATTTTACATGAAAAAGATGTTGCTATCTTAGACATGTACGTTCATGCAAGTATAATTGACGGATGCAGAAATACAAATGTAGAGTTTTTTAGGCACAACAACATGGACTCATTAGAGAAGGTACTTAAAAAAGTAAAAGACAAATACAATACAAAACTTGTAATAGTTGATGGTGTTTACTCAATGGATGGTGACATTGCACCACTTGACCAGATTGTTGAAATTGCTCACGCTTATGGTGCATTTGTAATGGTAGATGAAGCACATGCAACAGGTGTGATTGGCAAGAATGGGCGTGGTACACCTGAACACTGCAATGTTGAAGGAAAGGTTGACATAGTTGCAGGTACACTTTCAAAAGCTTTGGGTGCAGTTGGTGGATTTATTGCAACAAACAAGGAACTTGTGAATTATCTGCACTTTTACTCAAGAGCATACATGTTCTCAACAGCACCAACTCCACAAGCAACTGCTTCACTGATTGAGGCTTTGAATGTCATTGAAGAAGAACCAGAGCTAAGACAGAGGCTTTGGGATAATATAAGATACTTCAGAGAAAACTTATTAAAGCTCGGGTTTAATATTGGCAATCAGCAGACAGCAATATTCCCGATTATAATAGGTGATGATTATAAAGTGAAAGAGATGTGTAGAGAACTTCATGAGGCAGGTATCTATGTGAACCCTGTATTCTACCCGGCTGTTCCAAGAAGGTTGTCACGCATAAGAATTTCACTTACAGCAGGGCATACAAAAGAGCATCTTGACAGGACATTAGATGTTCTTGAACACTTAGGGAAGAAATACGGTATAATATAA
- a CDS encoding zinc-dependent alcohol dehydrogenase: MKAVVFDASVGKYIRTLVLGKISKKFFYNRLSCIQLKDIPEPKLPSENYVKIKTMYAGICGSDLNLIFLHDSPSTSPFASFPFVIGHENLGVIVEKGENVTEFKIGDRVIVDPVLDCDARELPRCPSCQEEEFSTCLNITEGKLKPGTIMGACSSTGGSWGEYFVAHKSQVIKVPDSVKDEEAILVDPLASALHPVMRNFPKDSDMVLVYGAGIIGLLIIWSLRKLGCKADITAIAKYKFQADLAIEFGANRVVRPSEDYLEEFAKVCGAKVFKPMIGEKVLLGGFDKVFDCVGSKKTIRDGMWLTKQRGSYVLVGLASVVKNLDLTPIWFKELNVKGAYCYSTESINEYRVSTYQLALNLIQQFGIPYDKLITHYFNINDYQKAIEVASSKGSEKSIKVVFKFL, encoded by the coding sequence ATGAAAGCAGTTGTCTTTGATGCGAGTGTAGGAAAATACATAAGAACCTTAGTTTTAGGGAAAATTTCAAAGAAATTTTTCTACAATAGGTTATCGTGTATCCAGCTCAAAGATATTCCCGAGCCAAAACTTCCATCTGAAAACTATGTCAAGATAAAAACAATGTACGCAGGTATTTGTGGTTCTGACCTGAACCTAATTTTTTTGCATGACTCGCCTTCAACCTCGCCATTTGCTTCATTCCCATTTGTAATTGGCCATGAAAACCTTGGAGTGATAGTTGAAAAGGGGGAGAATGTAACAGAATTTAAGATAGGTGACAGGGTGATTGTAGACCCGGTTTTGGACTGTGACGCAAGAGAACTTCCAAGATGTCCTTCATGCCAAGAGGAAGAGTTTTCAACCTGTTTAAATATTACAGAAGGCAAGCTCAAACCCGGTACCATCATGGGTGCCTGCAGCTCAACAGGTGGCTCGTGGGGAGAGTATTTTGTTGCTCACAAGTCACAGGTTATAAAGGTGCCTGATTCTGTTAAAGACGAAGAGGCAATTTTAGTAGACCCTTTAGCATCTGCCCTTCATCCTGTTATGAGAAACTTCCCGAAAGATTCTGATATGGTTTTGGTATATGGTGCAGGGATAATAGGTCTTTTGATAATCTGGAGCCTAAGAAAACTTGGTTGCAAAGCAGACATTACGGCAATTGCAAAATATAAATTTCAAGCTGATTTGGCAATAGAATTTGGCGCAAACAGGGTTGTAAGACCGTCAGAAGATTATTTAGAAGAGTTTGCAAAGGTGTGCGGTGCTAAGGTTTTCAAACCAATGATTGGTGAGAAGGTTTTACTCGGTGGGTTTGACAAGGTGTTTGACTGCGTTGGATCAAAGAAAACTATTCGAGATGGTATGTGGCTTACAAAGCAGCGTGGAAGCTATGTTCTGGTTGGTCTTGCCTCGGTTGTTAAGAATTTGGATTTGACACCCATTTGGTTCAAGGAGCTCAATGTAAAAGGAGCTTATTGTTATAGTACAGAGAGTATAAACGAGTACAGAGTCTCTACCTACCAGCTTGCATTAAATCTTATACAGCAATTTGGAATTCCGTATGATAAATTGATCACTCACTATTTTAACATAAATGACTATCAAAAAGCGATAGAGGTAGCGTCTTCAAAGGGAAGTGAGAAGAGTATAAAAGTTGTGTTTAAATTTTTGTGA